One Cellulomonas sp. Y8 DNA segment encodes these proteins:
- a CDS encoding BldC family transcriptional regulator, with the protein MTYPLEAQIPTQASASLLTPGEVAVMFRVDPKTVTRWAQAGKLSAVRTLGGHRRFLESEVMELLGGVPQQAGRL; encoded by the coding sequence ATGACGTACCCCCTCGAGGCCCAGATCCCGACCCAGGCCTCCGCCTCCCTGCTCACGCCGGGTGAGGTCGCGGTCATGTTCCGGGTCGACCCGAAGACGGTCACCCGCTGGGCCCAGGCCGGCAAGCTCTCCGCCGTCCGCACCCTCGGCGGCCACCGCCGGTTCCTCGAGTCCGAGGTCATGGAGCTGCTCGGCGGCGTGCCGCAGCAGGCCGGCCGCCTCTGA
- a CDS encoding TetR/AcrR family transcriptional regulator, whose protein sequence is MPAAADAVPAPSGAVDSPGTGRRDTRRAIITATVALIADRGFSATSVDDIADRAGVAKGSVYYNFGSKGALFETVLTEGQQALTTALRGAAEGREGRDAVGALVHELLAQIQGHPDFAKVLVAEVFRTGRDWQDSIRQVRDESFAVFAEVVEASWPHRDPSLTAAAMFGATLVAGLEWLAFQPDRPAADVRRAVLATVLDPLPG, encoded by the coding sequence ATGCCAGCCGCCGCCGACGCCGTCCCCGCGCCCTCCGGGGCCGTCGACTCCCCCGGCACCGGCCGGCGCGACACCCGCCGGGCCATCATCACGGCGACCGTCGCGCTCATCGCCGACCGCGGGTTCTCCGCCACCTCGGTCGACGACATCGCCGACCGCGCCGGAGTCGCCAAGGGCAGCGTCTACTACAACTTCGGGTCCAAGGGCGCGCTGTTCGAGACCGTGCTCACCGAGGGCCAGCAGGCTCTGACGACCGCGCTCCGCGGCGCCGCCGAGGGGCGCGAGGGCCGGGACGCGGTCGGCGCGCTGGTGCACGAGCTGCTCGCGCAGATCCAGGGGCACCCCGACTTCGCGAAGGTGCTGGTGGCCGAGGTGTTCCGCACCGGGCGCGACTGGCAGGACTCGATCCGGCAGGTGCGCGACGAGTCGTTCGCGGTGTTCGCCGAGGTCGTCGAGGCGTCCTGGCCGCACCGGGACCCCTCGCTCACCGCCGCGGCGATGTTCGGGGCGACGCTCGTCGCCGGGCTGGAGTGGCTGGCGTTCCAGCCCGACCGGCCGGCGGCGGACGTCCGGCGCGCGGTCCTGGCGACGGTGCTCGACCCGCTGCCGGGCTGA